In Tenacibaculum sp. 190524A02b, the genomic stretch AGGGTATAAGGTTTTAAAAAACAATTGTACTATATATAGTTCTAGTTTTTTAGAGGTAGAAGAATTTTCAAGGGAATTAGTAGGAAGTATTTTAAGTATTAGGTATTTAAGTGAGTCGGGAGAAGAGGAAATAATGAGTAATGAAATGTATCGCTTGGTAAAGGTTGATAAGTTTGAAAATAAAATTGAGTTTTTGAATGATTTGCCTAAGGTTGCTAGTAGTCATAAGGCTGTAGTTGTTGAGTGTACTGTTGGGTTAGAAAAAGTACCTAAAGTATTTAAACAGGCTATTTTATTAATGATGGGTGATTTTTATGAGTTTAGGTCAAATCGTATGGTTAAATCTAATGATGCTGTTAGTAACTTATTGAGTACTCATAGAAAACCTTGTTAAATGAAAAAAGAAACATTTATAGGTCAGTTAAATCAAAGAATTTTTATTAAAAAAAAGAATGATGTTAAGTCGGATGTAAGTGGCTCAACAACTAAAAAACTGATAGTTTTTAAAGAGTGTTGGGCTAAAGTAGTGGATGTTTCTAGCAGTGAGAAGTTGGATGGTAAGGTGGTTTATGTAAATGTAAAAGATTTTATCATCAGGCATGATGTTAGGTTGGGCAGTGCTTTACAGGAAATGCAAATTGAGTATAAAGGATTGAATTATGAAGTTATTTCTGTTTTGGCTCAAGGGAAAGGGTATTTAAAATTGAAAGGAGTTCATCGTGAGTAAAACAAAAACACTGTTTGAAGTTGAGGGTTTTGATGTACTTCAAAAAAAGATAAAAAGATTAGGTAAAGATAAATCGAAGAGAAAAGAAGTTCTTAAAATTCTTGGTCAAGTAGCTAATCCTACTCTTAAAGCGGCTAGAAGGTTAGCTCCTGTTAGTTCTAAAGCTCATTATCAAAAGCGAAAAGGGCAAATATTTGGGGTGGTTATATCACCAGGAACAGGGAAAAGGTCGTTGGGAAAACAGTCCATGAAAAGGGCGAGTGACCCAATGATTTATGTAAGCCCAACAAGTACAAAAAGAGCTGATGGTTGGTATTTAAGGCAATTTGTACTTAGAGGTACTAAAAAAATTAAAGCGAATCCTTTTTTGGATAAAGCATATCAGGAGACTAAAGGAGGTGTTGTAAAGGATGCAGAGAAAAGAGTGGCTCGCTATTTTCAAAAAAGAATAGATAGTTTATGAGTTTTAGTAAGTTTTCATCTATGATTTATGGGGATTTAAAGTCTGGGGTAAAATTAATCGAGTTGTTGTCTAGTAAAGAAGATTCTATTTACCCTCTACAACCCTCGGATCTTGAAGGTGGTAGTTTCATTATTTATTTTATTGAAAATTTGGGTGGGACTACAAGGGATTTGGCTAATGGTTGGAGTGTAAATATTTTAAGTTTTGCAGAGGATTACGATTCGTGTTGTGTTGTAGCTGATGCAGTTACAGATGTTTTGAGAGCTTCGGTAAATGAATATAAACCTCTTGGTGGGAAGCCAAATCGAACTAGCGATGGTTTCTTGTATATAGAGCAAAAATTTAACATAATAATATAATATAAAATGGGATTTTATAACGGTAGTAAAATGAGAATAACTATAGATGGCTATCATGTTTTTCATGAAACAGATGCTACACTTAGTTATGATGTGGATTTCAAAGAAATAGCATCTAAAGATACAGATGGTGTTGAAAATTCACCAGGTAAAGATTCTTGGAGTTTGTCTAGTAGTGCTTATGTGAAAAATACTGAGGATACCAAGTTGGATATTAAAGTTTTAACAGATGTAGCTTTACTAAAAAAGAAAGTGTCTGTGGCTTTTACAGATGGGGCTATAGGGCATGTGGTTTACTCGGGCAATGCTTTTATCTCAAATTTTTCAATTAAATCTACCACAGATGAAGTGGTGACTTTTGATTATACGTTAAAAGGAGATGGTAAATTGATACTTACTAAGGTGGCTAGTTAATATGAGAGTTTCGGTATTAGGTGTAGAGTATCAAGTAAAGTTTGGTTTTAAATGTTTAAGGCTTCTTTGCGAGTCTTATGGTTATAAAACACTTGGAGGTATTGATGAGTTAATGCGAAAGCATAATTTTTCATCGCTCCAAGATCCAACTTTTGAGCAATTGGACTTTATAGGGAATCTCATATTGGCGGGTATAAGGTCAGTAGATGAAGGTTGTAGTTTAACTTCTGATAATATTTTGGATGAAGTTTTAAAAGGAGGTATAGATACTATTGGTGTATTGAATCTCTTATTAGAGTCTTTTCCTAAAGAAACTGAAGGGGAGGGAAACCAGTAGGGTCGGAAACTGAGGTTTTCGACCCTAGTTTTGATGAGTTGGAGCAGTTGGCTCTGGGGGAGTTGGGGTTAAGTTTAGAGTATTTTTATTCTTTGACTTCTCGACAGTTTTTTAATACACTAACTGGTTATAGGGAGAAAGAGAGGTTGGTTTATCAAGATGATTGGGAAAGGTCAAGGATGCAGATGTATTTTACAGTGTTGCCTTATTTGGATAAAAATAACCAAATAGCTCCAGAGGATTTATTTGTGTTTCCGTGGGAAGATGAAAAGAGTAGAGATTCTGGTGTAAGTAGTCGAGAAGAATTGGAAAATTATTTTAAAGATAATTTAAGAAATGGCGAGTAGTGCTAATATTAATATAAAGTTTACAGTAAAGCTTGATGAGTTTGTTTCGCAAATGCAGAAAGTTAGCAGAAAACTTAAGGTTGTAGGGAAGAAGCTTGAGAATGTAGGTAAAACTATGTCGGTAGGTGTTACTGCTCCTTTTTTAGCGTTTTCTGCATTATCTTTAAAGAATTGGGATACTCAAGCAAAAGCAATAGCTCAAGTGGAAGCTGGTTTGATTTCTACAGGGAATGCGGTGGGGTATACATCAACTCAATTGCAAAAGATGGCAAGTGATTTGCAAAACAATACTCTTTTTGGAGATGAAGAAATTTTAAAAGGTGTTACTTCTCAACTATTAACGTTTACAAATATTACTGGTGTCCAATTTCAAAGAACTCAGCAAGCAGCTTTGGATTTAGCTACAAGATTAGATGGTGATTTAAAGGGGGCTAGTATTCAGTTGGGTAAAGCATTGAATGACCCAGTTAAGGGGTTGTCTGCGTTAAGTAAGTCAGGGATTCAGTTTTCTGAGGCTCAGAAAAAAACAATAAGAACCTTAGTAGAAACTAATAAGTTGGCTGAGGCACAAACGTTAATTTTAAATGAATTAGAAAAGCAGTATGGTGGTAGTGCGGCGGCGGCGGCTAAGGCGGGTACAGGTGCTTTAAAACAATTATCTAATTCTATAGGAGATTTGTCAGAGGAGTTTGGTAAGATAATAAGCGAAGCAATTTTGCCTTTTGTTGATGTTTTAAAGGAATGGGTAAGGGGTTTTTCTAATTTAAGTCCTGTTACGAAGAAATTTATTGTTTTGTTGTCTGGGGTGGCAGCGGTTATTGGTCCCTTATTGGCTTTAGCTGGTACAGTGTTACCTGCTATTTCGGCTGGTTTTACACTTTTAATGGGGCCGATAGGTCTGGTGTTAGCAGCTTTGACTTCGGTAGGGGTTGTAGTTTATAAAAATTGGGTTCCAATAAAAAAGGTGCTGGTAAATATTGCAAATTATTTTGTTGACTTGTATAATGAATCTACGGTTTTTAGGGTGGGTGTTGAAGGAGTGGTGCTGGCTTTTAAAAATATGTGGTCGATTGCTAAATTCGTATTTAGTTCTTTAAAAGAGGTGTTTCTAAGTTTTGTTGATTCGTTTGTTAGTAAGTTTAAATTGTTTGGTTCTATTTTTAAGTTAGTGTTAACGGGTGAGTTTAGTAAGATACCAGAATTAATAAAGGGTTTTGGAAAAGAATTGCAAAACGGCTTTTCATCTACTACTTTAGGATTAAGGAAGAACTGGTCAGGACTATTGTTGAATATTTCTGATGATACTGAAAAAGCAATTAACAAGATTCAGAAAAGAGCAAAGATTAAATTTCTTAAAGAAAATACTGATATAAGTGGTGTTTTAAAGAAGGTGGAAAGTGTTTCTCCTTTAAATATTCCTGTGGTACTTGGTGGTAAAAAGAAACGTAAACAAGTGTTTGATGTATTAAATGGGAAAAGAGGTGTTAACGGGGAGGTAAGTCAGGAAATATCAGGTTTTGGTACAGGTAGTTCGGTTAAGCCTGATTTTAGTTCAGGAATAGATGAAACTGTAAATGGACTTAGGAAAAAACTAACAGCTTTTCAAGAGGCGGCTGCGGAGATTACTTCAAGTATATCTGGTGCTTTTGAAACGATGGGGAATAATATGATAGCTAGCTTTGATTTAGCTGATAATGGTTTTCAAGGATTTGTTAAAAATTTAGGAAAAACAGTTACAAAATTGATAAGTATGTTATTGGCTAACTCAATAGCTAATAGCATAACAGGAGCTACACAATCAGGAATGTCTACGGGTCCAGCAGCGATATTTACTACACCGGCATTTATAGCGACTGCTGTAAGTGGTGTTGTTGCTGCTTTTGCTGCAATACCTAAGTTTGAAACTGGTGGTGTTGTTGGTGGTAGTTCTTTTTATGGTGATAAGATCTTGGCAAGAGTAAATTCCGGTGAGTTGATTTTAAACACTCAACAACAAAGAAGTTTATTTGGTATGATTTCTAGTCCAAATACTGCTCCTGTGAATGTTGTTTTAAAAGGTAAATTGACAACTGATGCAGGTAAGTTGAATGTTTTATTAGAGAAGGATAAAGCTAAAAAAAATAGAAGAGGCTGATGAAGGTTGATTTTTTTAATATCAAAATAATAGATACCCACGAGAATGATAGGGTTTTGATAAATGAAAACACTCAAATAAATTCACCTAAGTTAGTATGGAATGGTAGTGACGAGAAGTTTAAAAATTTGATGTCTTCCGAATTGCATTTTAATTTTTTGGTAGAGCATGGAGGTGAAAGTTTTTATCATTTATTTACAGGTAGTGAAACAAGGTATAAGGTGTTATTGGAAGGGGAGCATGATGGTGTTGTGTCTTTGTTGTGGCAGGGTTTTCTTTTACCTGAGCAATTTCAAGAACCTTGGGATGGCGGTAATTATTTTGTTGATTTTATTTCTACAGATGGTTTTGGTAGGTTAAAGCAAAAAAAAATGTCACCTAATTACTATGTTCAAAAAAAAAGTGTTTTGGAGGTAGTAATGCATTGTTTGAATCTGACAGGTTTAAATTTAAAATTGTTTTTTGCTCCTTCTCTTCAAAACTCTGGGTTTACATTAAATTATAAAGATTTAGATGTTGATGGTAGTTGTTATGTTGATGATGGTGATAAAATGAATGCTTATGATGTGTTGGTTAATTTAATAACGAGTTTAGGTTGTAGATTGTTTCAGTATAATGGTAAATGGTGTTTGATTGGTTTAAATCGCTTTAATGAAGAGGTAATATCTGGAGGTTCTTATCTGTATAATAATCTTGATATTTTTAATCCGTTAGAGTATTTGGGAGAGGATGATCTAGTTCGATTGCGGGTGAATCCAAAATGGGAATCAGCACCAATTGTAAATGTTTTGCCTTATTTGGATAAAATGTTAGTTAGTTGGGATAATGATTCTGATAAGTATTTAATTCCTGAAGATGCTGTAAATGTTTTTAATGATGACTTCGTGCCTCCTACTTATTCAAAAACTTCTTTTCCTTTAAAATATTGGGAAGTGAGTTCAAATGACTCAAGGTTTATTGGTTTTACACTAGCAAATTTTGAAGGGAATGTAGTTTCTGATCCGGGTAATATTTTTAATGTAAAAGTTTTTCCACGTGAAAGTAAGTACGATGAGTTGATATATGGTCCTTTTGTAGTGTTGTCTAGTTCTATTGTAGAAAATAGAGCAGGTATTTTAGAGAATAGTTTTATTGATAAAGGTAATTATGAAGATAACTATTTAAGTTTAAAGCAGCCATTTTTTACTTATGAGGGTAGTTCTTTAGATGAATATGCAACTTTAGAAATTGAATTTTATATTAATGTTAAGTTAGAGGTTGGTAGTGATGATTTGATGAGTAGGGTTAATAAGGCTATTGAAAATAAAGAATTTGATTCTTTGTTTAACCTGGCTCTTTATTTTAAAGAGCATTTAACTCAAGAGGAAGAGAAGAAAGTTTTTGCATTGTTTGATGATAAAATTCCTGATGAGTTTTATGAGTTGGAGTTTACGGTAGATAAAGTAAAGGATTTACCTGTTGTAAAAGGAAGTTTGAAAATAGAGAAGTTTATGTTCTTAGATGATGGTTATTATAATTTAAGATTGTATCCTTTTTTATACCATCCATTATTGGCGTCAAACTTAACATTTACAAAGTTAGGTTTGTGTTTAAATCAGGTGGATGGTGAATTGTATGAGTTTGATGATGAAAGTGATTTTACAACCTCTAAAGAATTAGAGGTGTTTCATTCAACATCAAGAATGAATTTATCTACTAGAAGATTTGTATTTAACCAAAATTTACAAGAGTCTTTTGATTCTGGAGGGCTGATTACAACTTCTAAGGAGGTTAAAATTAGGTTCTACAATAAAGTTCAAATTTATAATGGAGTTCATCCTTGGTATCAAAATGTGTCTATAGGGTTGTTCAAGGATGATTATAGGAAGCTTCGTGATGGATATAAATTATATCGAAAGATAAACGGTTTAGGAGGTTTAATTGAGGTTGAGTCTTCAAAATTTAATTTAATAAGTTCATCTACTGGGTATGAGCTAAGGCAATTAGCTTTTAATGCTTTTCCAGATGATTTTTTAATTAATCAATCAGATGAATTGTTTATTCTTAGTTCTTCTGTTTCTGGTGTTGTGGATTATGTTGATTATTGGATTGATAAATGGGTGAGAGTTGGTGTTGATGAAAAAGAGAGTAATACTTATGCTAAGGCTTTAGGTTTGATGTATAAAGAGTTGCAAAAGCGTACTTTTTTTAGGGTAACTGGTATTGCAATGTCTTTAGTTTGGCCGCTTGATTTAGTGTTATTTGACTATAAAAATGCCAATGATTTTTTCATATCTAATTTGGTATTGGATTTAACCGAAGGAACTTCTGAATTAACATGTGTTGAAATACGTGATTTTGAAGTTGATGATTCTCCTATAGAAGATCCTCCGAGTATACAAATTCAAACAGTGTTGTATAGTCCAAATGCGCTTATACCTTCTCCAAATTGGGGGGTTAGGGTAAACTATCAGGTTTTTAATATTAGTTTGATTGATGCAAAATTGGAATTAAGACATCTCAATGATTCAGTTTTAAATGGAGGTGTTGAAACTGGATATAAAATTGAGATTAATA encodes the following:
- a CDS encoding phage tail length tape measure family protein, whose product is MASSANINIKFTVKLDEFVSQMQKVSRKLKVVGKKLENVGKTMSVGVTAPFLAFSALSLKNWDTQAKAIAQVEAGLISTGNAVGYTSTQLQKMASDLQNNTLFGDEEILKGVTSQLLTFTNITGVQFQRTQQAALDLATRLDGDLKGASIQLGKALNDPVKGLSALSKSGIQFSEAQKKTIRTLVETNKLAEAQTLILNELEKQYGGSAAAAAKAGTGALKQLSNSIGDLSEEFGKIISEAILPFVDVLKEWVRGFSNLSPVTKKFIVLLSGVAAVIGPLLALAGTVLPAISAGFTLLMGPIGLVLAALTSVGVVVYKNWVPIKKVLVNIANYFVDLYNESTVFRVGVEGVVLAFKNMWSIAKFVFSSLKEVFLSFVDSFVSKFKLFGSIFKLVLTGEFSKIPELIKGFGKELQNGFSSTTLGLRKNWSGLLLNISDDTEKAINKIQKRAKIKFLKENTDISGVLKKVESVSPLNIPVVLGGKKKRKQVFDVLNGKRGVNGEVSQEISGFGTGSSVKPDFSSGIDETVNGLRKKLTAFQEAAAEITSSISGAFETMGNNMIASFDLADNGFQGFVKNLGKTVTKLISMLLANSIANSITGATQSGMSTGPAAIFTTPAFIATAVSGVVAAFAAIPKFETGGVVGGSSFYGDKILARVNSGELILNTQQQRSLFGMISSPNTAPVNVVLKGKLTTDAGKLNVLLEKDKAKKNRRG
- a CDS encoding phage head closure protein, which encodes MKKETFIGQLNQRIFIKKKNDVKSDVSGSTTKKLIVFKECWAKVVDVSSSEKLDGKVVYVNVKDFIIRHDVRLGSALQEMQIEYKGLNYEVISVLAQGKGYLKLKGVHRE
- a CDS encoding phage tail tube protein; the protein is MRITIDGYHVFHETDATLSYDVDFKEIASKDTDGVENSPGKDSWSLSSSAYVKNTEDTKLDIKVLTDVALLKKKVSVAFTDGAIGHVVYSGNAFISNFSIKSTTDEVVTFDYTLKGDGKLILTKVAS
- a CDS encoding HK97-gp10 family putative phage morphogenesis protein, with product MSKTKTLFEVEGFDVLQKKIKRLGKDKSKRKEVLKILGQVANPTLKAARRLAPVSSKAHYQKRKGQIFGVVISPGTGKRSLGKQSMKRASDPMIYVSPTSTKRADGWYLRQFVLRGTKKIKANPFLDKAYQETKGGVVKDAEKRVARYFQKRIDSL
- a CDS encoding head-tail connector protein; its protein translation is MTHYLIDENAENTLISLNQAKKHLKIEEDFSIDDDLILLYLDSCVSYLESFLGYKVLKNNCTIYSSSFLEVEEFSRELVGSILSIRYLSESGEEEIMSNEMYRLVKVDKFENKIEFLNDLPKVASSHKAVVVECTVGLEKVPKVFKQAILLMMGDFYEFRSNRMVKSNDAVSNLLSTHRKPC